The Oryzihumus leptocrescens sequence GACGCCGGAGGAGTTCCGTGAGCTGCATCGGCCGGGGTGCGCCGTCGGCGCCTGGGGCTTCGCCGTGATGCCGTACGGCCGTGGAGGGTCGGTGCTCGTGACGGACGTGCGGGTGCGGTGCACCGACGACGAGGCGCGCCGGCACTTCCAGCGCTACTGGGCGCTGGTGGGGCCGTTCGTCACGGCGATGGGCCGACCGGTCCTGCGCCTCGTGGCGCGGGAGGCCGAGCGGGTCTCCGCCCCGGCTGCCGCCTGAGAGGGTTCCCGACCGCCCGCCGGGCGGGGTGCCGGACCGGGACGTGAGGTGGGCCACGGCGCCGCATCCGGGAACAACGGCCCTGACTGTGGTGTTATGTCCTGTGCGCGGACCATCTCGGTCCGCCTCCGTCTGCCGGGCCTGGTTGTGGTCCCCGCCGCCGGCCGGCATCGACGGGTCAATGCGCTGAGTGTCGCCGGACCGGTTCGCCCGGGTCCTCACGGTGGCACCGGAGCCTGCTCCCCGGAGTCCGGGGACGTATGCGTCGCCTACCGGAAGGATCGTGCATGTCGAAGACGAAGACTGATGCTGTTGAGGTCGAGGGCACCGTTACCGAGAGCCTCCCGAACACCATGTTCCGGGTCGAGCTGAGCAACGGACACAACGTGCTCGCCCACCTGTCCGGCCGGATGCGGCGTCACCGCATCCGTGTCATGCCGGAGGACCGAGTGGTCGTCGAGCTCAGCACCTATGACCTGACTCGCGGACGACTCGTCTACCGGCACCGCTGAGCCCGGTCACCCCGACAGCCCGTCGCGCCCGGCGCGACGGGCTGTCGTGCGTCCGGGTGCCGTGCGCGGGGGTCACGCCGCCGCACCGGCTTCACTGCGCCGCGTGGAGCCCCCGGACGTACTGTGCCTGCCCGAGGTGGGCCAGGTCGTCCCCGATGACGCTGACCAGCCGCACCGCCAGGGTCACCGGTGGGTCCCACCGCCTGTCGACGACGCGGTCCAGGTCGGCTGCCTCCGGGCTGCCCAGGAAGCGGACCGTCTGGGCGTGCACGGCGTCGTGGTAGTCGGCGAGCAGGCGACCCGAGGCGGGGCGCACCGCGGCGACCTGGTCGGCGTCGTGGCCGTACCCGGTGTCAAGCGGGTCGAACGGCAGCGCGAACTTCTCGTGCCAGCCGCCGGTGGTCCACACCTGGTCGGTGCCAGCGACCCCGGCCACGTGGTCGTCCTGGATGCGGGTCAGGTGCCAGACCAGCCACGCGACCGGGTTCGCCTTCGGCCCGGGCCGCCAGGCCAGCTCCTCGGCCGTCATCCCGGTCACGAGGTCCGCGACCCCGTCTCGGACGCGACCGAACGCGTCGAGCAGCAGCTCCTGCGGTGTCATGTCGACCTCCTCGGCCTCAACCGTCCCAGATCCCGGTCAGCGGTGCAGCCCCGGCGGCCTGGCCCACCGGCCGGGCGCCGGCCACGTCGCTGAGCATCCCCAGCACCCGGTAGTGGTCCACGCGCCCGGCGTAGGGTCCGGCGCGCACGTGCGCGCCGACCACCAGGGTGGCGACGCGGTTGTCGTGGTCGTCGTCGTCCTCGTCCCAGGTGACCACGAGCGCGCTGTTGTGCGTGGGTGCCCACTGCGCATAGCCGCCCAGGTGCCGGGCCAGCCAGGCGTCCCCCTCGGCGACGGTGCCGTCGTGCATGTCGTGGGCGAGGTTCGGCACGACGAAGGCGACGGTGGGCAGCCTGGCGGGGTCGGTGGGGAACCGGGTCATCGGCTGGTTCGCCGCGGGCGGCACGGCGGGGAAGTCCACCCACGGGTTGTGCTTGCGCGCGTAGTCCCCGGCCTGACAGCCGGTGAACCCGGCCGAGGGCAGGTCCTCGGAGTACCCCGCGAACGTGCGCCCGGCGGCGCGCAGCGACGTCGCGAGGTTGGGCCCGCTGAAGGTCAGCGGGCAGCGGTCGCTGGCCACGCCCTGGGTGGAACCGGAGAACAGCGCGAGGTAGTTGGGCTGGCTCGGGTGCGCCACGGCATACGACTGGGTGAGGGTGGCGCCGGTGCGTGCCAGGCCGTTGATGAATGGCGCATCGGGGTTGCCCAGGACCGCGCTCGCGGTGTGGTTCTCCATCACCACGACCACGACGTGGTCGAGCCGGGGGACGGCCCGGCGGGGAGGGGTCGTCGACGGTGAGGCGCCGGTGGCCGGGGACGTCGCGTCGGTGGTTGCCTCGCTCGAGGCGGGGGAGGAAGCCGCCGAGGGGGCAGGTGCCGGGCTCGTCGCCGTGCCGCCGCACCCCGCCAGCACCGCCGTGCCGAGCGCCAGCCCCACCAGTCGTCCCGCCCGCATCCCGGCACTGTAACCACGCGCCCGGCGCAGCCACGAGGACCGAAGGTCGGTGAAGTTGGCGCAAACGCCGGTGGCGCGCCGGTCCCGGAGGACATACTGCCGACGGGCGGGACTTCGGGGACACGTGTTCGTGGGAGGCGATGACGTGCGTACTGACCTTGCTCTGCTCGACAACCACCAGCTGCTGCTGGAGCTCGGCCGGGAGCGTGCCCGGGCCGAACGGCGCGGCTGCCCGACCCTGGAGATCGACTGTGCCCGCGTGCCGGCCGATCCCGGTCCGGGGTGCACCTGCCATCGGCTCCTGGCCATCGAGGCGGAGATCGAGCGGCGCCTGGGGGAGGC is a genomic window containing:
- a CDS encoding mycothiol transferase, with the translated sequence MTPQELLLDAFGRVRDGVADLVTGMTAEELAWRPGPKANPVAWLVWHLTRIQDDHVAGVAGTDQVWTTGGWHEKFALPFDPLDTGYGHDADQVAAVRPASGRLLADYHDAVHAQTVRFLGSPEAADLDRVVDRRWDPPVTLAVRLVSVIGDDLAHLGQAQYVRGLHAAQ
- the infA gene encoding translation initiation factor IF-1; this encodes MSKTKTDAVEVEGTVTESLPNTMFRVELSNGHNVLAHLSGRMRRHRIRVMPEDRVVVELSTYDLTRGRLVYRHR
- a CDS encoding alkaline phosphatase family protein, with amino-acid sequence MRAGRLVGLALGTAVLAGCGGTATSPAPAPSAASSPASSEATTDATSPATGASPSTTPPRRAVPRLDHVVVVVMENHTASAVLGNPDAPFINGLARTGATLTQSYAVAHPSQPNYLALFSGSTQGVASDRCPLTFSGPNLATSLRAAGRTFAGYSEDLPSAGFTGCQAGDYARKHNPWVDFPAVPPAANQPMTRFPTDPARLPTVAFVVPNLAHDMHDGTVAEGDAWLARHLGGYAQWAPTHNSALVVTWDEDDDDHDNRVATLVVGAHVRAGPYAGRVDHYRVLGMLSDVAGARPVGQAAGAAPLTGIWDG